A region of Oceanivirga salmonicida DNA encodes the following proteins:
- a CDS encoding OmpA family protein: MKKIAIIALTFAAMNTFAWEWNVKTGFDAYRDHVKFATKPSLDNTNGMGFTLGTEIIPIDTGVFELGVGAEYNFGYKSLHYNSGPEVLFKKGTTAKNEKEFIPIYAVTHLNFWRNKKDDAAAYVVGRLGGMASREKVGDPFKPGLYYGLGLGVEYNALVAELLYDGGFTPKDLKAAGNKAFDNKVGIRVGLRLGSFIKKAPVVQKEVVKPEPVVVEPIVVEPIVEPTPEPVVPVVEEPVIVEVERPDFIHGNCSSETKICTIYGFKVDGRVPNAQEQKNLKEIVDMVNNFAVSGDIDVVGHTDATGSVKYNQKLSVERAKQITMLLQKYGLSNSIKVNSITGKGELEPAATNKTKQGRYMNRRVELKFSELVK; encoded by the coding sequence ATGAAAAAAATAGCGATTATCGCATTAACATTTGCAGCCATGAACACATTCGCGTGGGAATGGAACGTTAAAACAGGTTTCGACGCATATAGAGATCACGTTAAATTTGCAACAAAACCATCGTTAGATAATACTAACGGTATGGGGTTCACATTAGGAACTGAAATTATACCTATAGACACAGGTGTATTTGAATTAGGGGTAGGTGCTGAATATAACTTCGGTTATAAATCATTACACTACAATTCTGGACCAGAAGTATTATTTAAAAAAGGTACTACTGCTAAAAATGAAAAAGAATTCATACCTATTTATGCGGTAACACATCTTAATTTTTGGAGAAATAAAAAAGATGACGCTGCAGCTTATGTTGTAGGTAGATTAGGTGGAATGGCTTCAAGAGAAAAAGTAGGAGATCCATTTAAACCAGGTCTTTACTATGGTTTAGGACTTGGTGTTGAATACAACGCATTAGTTGCTGAATTATTATATGATGGTGGATTCACTCCAAAAGACTTAAAGGCTGCTGGAAATAAAGCATTTGACAACAAAGTTGGTATTAGAGTAGGTCTTAGATTAGGATCATTCATTAAAAAAGCTCCAGTTGTTCAAAAAGAAGTAGTTAAACCTGAACCAGTTGTTGTTGAACCAATAGTTGTTGAACCAATTGTTGAACCAACACCAGAACCAGTTGTACCTGTAGTTGAAGAACCAGTTATAGTTGAAGTTGAAAGACCAGATTTCATACATGGTAATTGTTCATCAGAAACTAAAATCTGTACTATATATGGATTTAAAGTTGATGGTAGAGTGCCAAATGCACAAGAACAAAAGAACTTAAAAGAAATCGTAGATATGGTTAATAATTTCGCTGTATCAGGTGATATAGACGTAGTTGGACATACTGATGCTACTGGATCAGTTAAATACAACCAAAAATTATCTGTTGAAAGAGCTAAACAAATAACTATGTTATTACAAAAATACGGATTAAGTAATTCTATTAAAGTTAATAGCATTACTGGTAAAGGTGAATTAGAACCAGCTGCTACTAATAAGACTAAACAAGGAAGATACATGAATAGACGTGTTGAATTAAAATTCTCTGAATTAGTTAAATAG
- the mnmA gene encoding tRNA 2-thiouridine(34) synthase MnmA, whose product MNKKVVLGMSGGVDSSVAAVILKNLGYEVIGVFMKNWEEKDENGICTSEIDYADAMNVAENLGIPFYSVNFVKEYADRVFSYFLDEYKKGRTPNPDVMCNKEIKFKAFLEYAFSLGADYVATGHYAKVMHTDKGSILLRGIDDNKDQSYFLSKLSSEQLEKVIFPLGDYTKPEIREIAKKNGLITANKKDSTGICFIGERNFKEFLNNYLPNKKGNIVDEKGKILGTHDGLMYYTIGQRKGIGIGNTKDGNGKPWFVAYKNLEKNELVVSQGNTDILYSKGLITNDFELINKEIASFPLRCTVKFRYRQDDVSAIITKENGKHIVMFDEKQRAVTEGQIVVAYLGNICIGAGAIDSIIKGD is encoded by the coding sequence ATGAATAAAAAAGTAGTGTTAGGAATGTCTGGCGGGGTAGATTCATCAGTGGCAGCAGTGATTTTAAAAAATCTTGGATACGAGGTTATAGGGGTATTCATGAAAAATTGGGAAGAAAAAGATGAAAATGGAATTTGTACTAGCGAAATTGATTATGCAGATGCAATGAATGTTGCTGAAAATTTAGGAATACCATTTTATTCTGTTAATTTTGTAAAAGAATATGCAGACAGAGTATTTAGTTATTTTTTAGATGAGTATAAAAAAGGAAGAACTCCAAATCCAGACGTAATGTGTAATAAAGAAATAAAATTTAAAGCATTTTTAGAATATGCATTTAGTTTAGGTGCTGATTATGTAGCAACTGGGCATTATGCTAAGGTAATGCATACAGATAAGGGAAGTATTTTATTAAGGGGTATAGATGATAATAAAGATCAATCATATTTTTTATCTAAATTAAGTAGTGAGCAGTTAGAAAAGGTAATTTTTCCATTGGGGGATTATACTAAACCTGAAATAAGAGAGATTGCAAAAAAAAATGGATTAATAACGGCTAATAAAAAAGATAGTACAGGAATATGTTTTATAGGAGAGAGAAATTTTAAAGAATTTTTAAATAACTATTTACCGAATAAAAAAGGGAATATAGTAGATGAAAAAGGTAAAATTTTAGGAACTCATGATGGACTTATGTACTATACTATAGGACAAAGAAAAGGTATAGGTATAGGAAATACAAAAGATGGTAATGGAAAGCCTTGGTTTGTTGCTTATAAAAATTTAGAAAAAAATGAATTGGTGGTATCACAAGGAAATACTGATATCTTATATTCAAAAGGTCTTATAACTAATGACTTTGAATTAATTAATAAAGAAATAGCAAGTTTCCCCCTAAGATGCACAGTTAAGTTTAGATATAGACAAGATGACGTTTCTGCTATAATTACAAAAGAAAATGGGAAACATATAGTTATGTTCGATGAAAAACAAAGAGCGGTAACGGAAGGTCAAATAGTTGTCGCATATTTAGGGAATATTTGTATAGGTGCGGGAGCAATAGATAGTATAATAAAAGGAGATTAA
- a CDS encoding ABC transporter ATP-binding protein, translating into MLLEIKNLSKKFNNEYIFENVSFNVKKGEIFSIIGKSGIGKSTIAKIIMGIEKKDGGEIIFENKDISERKIIDIQMIFQDPYTSLNEAITVENILKEPLIVNNIENIDEKVDDMLKILLLEDYKNKYPTDLSGGQRQRVVVGAAMISNPKLIICDEPLSALDLSTQEQIINLIKFFNKNFFTTFIFISHDINLVKHISDRVFTLDIKK; encoded by the coding sequence ATGTTATTAGAAATTAAAAATTTAAGCAAAAAATTTAATAATGAATATATATTTGAAAATGTTTCATTTAATGTAAAAAAAGGAGAAATATTTTCAATTATAGGTAAGTCAGGTATAGGTAAATCTACAATAGCAAAAATAATTATGGGAATTGAAAAAAAAGATGGTGGAGAAATAATATTTGAAAATAAAGATATTTCTGAAAGAAAAATAATTGATATACAAATGATATTTCAAGATCCATACACTTCACTTAATGAAGCAATTACAGTCGAGAACATATTAAAAGAACCTTTAATAGTCAATAATATAGAAAATATTGATGAAAAAGTAGATGATATGTTAAAAATACTTTTATTAGAGGATTACAAAAATAAATACCCTACTGATTTATCAGGGGGACAAAGACAAAGGGTTGTTGTAGGGGCTGCAATGATTTCAAACCCCAAATTAATCATATGCGATGAGCCACTTTCTGCATTAGATTTAAGCACACAAGAACAAATTATAAATTTAATAAAATTTTTTAACAAAAACTTTTTTACAACTTTTATTTTCATATCTCATGATATAAATCTTGTAAAACATATTTCAGATAGAGTTTTTACATTAGATATTAAAAAATAA